The following proteins come from a genomic window of Trifolium pratense cultivar HEN17-A07 linkage group LG4, ARS_RC_1.1, whole genome shotgun sequence:
- the LOC123921287 gene encoding non-specific lipid-transfer protein-like isoform X1, which produces MASMKVACVVLLMCMVIAPIAEAGISCGTVNGALAQCIPYLKGGPGPSPACCAGVKRLNAAAATTPDRQAACNCLKNAAGAISGLNTNNAGALPGKCGVNIPYKISTSTNCATIRA; this is translated from the exons ATGGCAAGCATGAAGGTAGCATGTGTAGTTTTGTTGATGTGCATGGTAATTGCACCTATAGCAGAAGCTGGAATCTCATGTGGAACTGTAAATGGTGCTCTTGCTCAATGCATTCCTTACCTTAAAGGTGGTCCTGGTCCTTCTCCAGCATGTTGTGCTGGAGTTAAGAGACTCAACGCTGCCGCCGCAACTACACCTGATCGTCAGGCTGCTTGTAACTGCCTGAAAAATGCTGCTGGTGCTATTTCTGGTTTGAATACTAACAACGCAGGTGCTCTTCCTGGTAAATGTGGTGTTAACATTCCTTACAAGATCAGTACCTCCACCAACTGTGCTAC CATCAGGGCTTGA
- the LOC123921287 gene encoding non-specific lipid-transfer protein-like isoform X2 has translation MASMKVACVVLLMCMVIAPIAEAGISCGTVNGALAQCIPYLKGGPGPSPACCAGVKRLNAAAATTPDRQAACNCLKNAAGAISGLNTNNAGALPGKCGVNIPYKISTSTNCATIKA, from the coding sequence ATGGCAAGCATGAAGGTAGCATGTGTAGTTTTGTTGATGTGCATGGTAATTGCACCTATAGCAGAAGCTGGAATCTCATGTGGAACTGTAAATGGTGCTCTTGCTCAATGCATTCCTTACCTTAAAGGTGGTCCTGGTCCTTCTCCAGCATGTTGTGCTGGAGTTAAGAGACTCAACGCTGCCGCCGCAACTACACCTGATCGTCAGGCTGCTTGTAACTGCCTGAAAAATGCTGCTGGTGCTATTTCTGGTTTGAATACTAACAACGCAGGTGCTCTTCCTGGTAAATGTGGTGTTAACATTCCTTACAAGATCAGTACCTCCACCAACTGTGCTAC
- the LOC123921285 gene encoding non-specific lipid-transfer protein-like, with the protein MANMKVACVVLAMCMIFAPISEAAISCGIVTSAVAPCINYVRGGPGGPGPSAACCAGIKRLNSAATTTPDRQAACNCLKSAAGAISGLNNNLAAGLPGKCGVNIPYKISTTTNCATIKA; encoded by the exons ATGGCTAACATGAAGGTAGCATGTGTTGTTTTGGCAATGTGCATGATTTTTGCACCTATTTCAGAAGCTGCAATATCATGTGGAATTGTAACTAGTGCTGTTGCTCCATGCATTAATTACGTTCGAGGTGGTCCTGGTGGTCCTGGTCCATCTGCCGCATGTTGTGCTGGAATCAAGAGACTCAACAGCGCTGCGACAACCACACCTGATCGTCAGGCTGCTTGTAACTGCTTGAAAAGTGCCGCCGGTGCTATTTCTGGTTTGAATAACAACCTTGCTGCTGGTCTCCCCGGCAAATGTGGTGTTAACATTCCTTACAAGATCAGTACCACCACCAACTGTGCTAC CATTAAAGCTTGA